In Candidatus Nitrosotalea sinensis, the sequence CAGACCAGATGTGATGTTTTGTGATATTATCTCCAGTTCATGGCCTGCTTCATGGCATTGGAGATTAGATAATGGAGATCTTGGAGTTTTACGAGTAAATCAGACTGGAACATATAAAATGATAATATCATTTTTTGGAAAGACAATAGAAAGAGAATTTTCTGTCATCTCTTCTAGTAATCTCGATTGTCATGGAAAGGGTGTCTCGAAAAATCAAGATGGCTCATTAGTGGTACTCTTAATGAATCCAAATTCTACTGCAACTATATGCACTACTTATCAGTTTGATTCTAGCTGGGGTTCGTATCAGAACAAAGCAATCTATAAGGGAGGAATGGCGCATTTTGGATTTAGTCTTGGACCAAAATTTAATGTCACTGCAATCCCAAGTTTGCTCAATATAACCAACGCATCAAAAGGCGATACCTTTTCGGTCATGTACAAAATTTCTTCTGCTACCGATTCAAAGGGAATCTATGATTATTCTATTCCTTGGGATACTTGTGAACAATATCCTTTAGCCGTAGACTATGATGTATCTAAATTGAAAAAATCTGATTTTCCTTTAGAAGTGCTTTTGACAAGGCCTTGTTTCAACGTTATTTTTCATGTTACTTCAAATACCATCGTATCTGGTATGAATTTCACAGAAGTGATTGTAAAGGGACAATAAGTTCGACTAAACAAGTTTAGACCACTGGATTGCAGTTGACTAAAAAACATTAGGATCTAAGATGTGTCCAGCCGCATCTCTTGATCTTGCTAGTTTTACCGTTCTCTGAAAATATCGTTCCGTTCCCAGGTTTTACATGGCCTATCTCATATATGGGTGTGCCAGTTTTTTTTGCAATCTTTCTCACTTTTGATAGGTCTTCTGGATGAACAGTTGATACAATTTCATATTCTTCTCCTCCACAAAATACCAGTCTGTGAAGACTAGACTTGTTTTGTAGTGCAAACTTGGTTACTTGACTAGTTGTTGGCAAATTTGTGATGACAAATCTCTTTTTGCTTTGTCTACTCATGTCATCAAGTGTTATTGATAATCCATCGCTAGAGTCCATGGATGATGAAAAATATTTTGCAGCCTCAAGCCCAAAATCTAATCTGGGTCTTGGTCTAAACACTGCATCCTTGAATTTTTTGATACTGCTAGAATCAGACTTGTAACCTTGGAGGACAATTTTGAGTCCTGATGATGCATATCCAAATGGGCCTGATGTAATTATGATGTCTCTTGTCTTTGCACCTGACCTTGATGGTATCTTTTTGTTGGCTGCGCCAAACATGGAGACCTCTATTATGATCTCTCTTGCTTGATTTGTGTCTCCTCCGATTATCTTAAAACCAAATTCTTTTGCTGCTTTTTGAAATCCTTTTGCCAATTGGGATGTCTCTTTTTTTGTAAACCCATGTGGTATTCCAAGTGCGATTGTTGCAAACCTAGGTCTTATTCCCTTGCAGGCCAAGTCACTTACACATGAAACAATGCTTTTTCTTGCAATTTGATCAAGTTTCATCCCTTGAGGAACATCGGTACTCTGCACAAGCATGTCTGATTTTACAACAAATCTGCCCTGTCCAATTTTTACTATCTCAATGTCGTCTGCTTGAAAGTGTCTTTTTTTCCCAAATGAACCCTGGAATATCTTGATTATTTCTGTCTCATCTGGATTCTTCATAACTCTGCCTGACCATCTTGGATGTTTGTTTTTCTATCTGTCTTGCCTTGTCTAGGTTGTTTGATTCTGCTGAAACTCTGATTATATGCTCTGTGTTTGACTGTCTGACCAAGACCCAACTGTCATCATCTATTATGGATTTTATTCCGTCAATTGTTATTATTTGGCTTGATTGTTTTTTCATTTTTTTCAAAAATGTCTCCAATGTCTTTTTGTGTAATTTAGAATCGACATTCACCTTGGTCCTCACCTGATGATATCCTTCCATAAAGTTGTTAATTTCATTGAATTGTCTTGTACCGGCCATTGATGCAATAAGGCCGCTTGTAAGAATTCCGTCTCGACACATGTTAAATTCTGGCAGAATAAATCCTGCACTGCTTCCTTCTCCTCCTGCCTGAGATCTTGTCTTTAACATCATGTCTACCACATTTGCCTCTCCGACTTTTGATCTGCTGACATTGCCGCCTTCATTTTTGATAAATTTCTCAATTGCAACACTTGTGTCTATGCTTAGAACAAATTTTTTGTAACCCTTCTCAAGTGCACCTGCAACACCCAAGCCAAGTGTAACATCTGGAGACTGTTTCTTGCCGTCTTTTACCACAACTAGTCTATCTCCATCAAGATCAAATGCAAACCCTAGTCCTGTCTTTGATGCATGTACTAGTGATGTTAATCTGTCACTTGTTGGGTCTGGGCCTCTTGTAGATTTGCCTGGCGTGCCGTTGATTATACTTGTTCTACATCCTAATTTCTTCAAAAGCTTGGGTGCGACATCAAATGCTGCACCTCCGCCTACATCGATTGTTATCTTGGGAGACCCCTTTACATTTCCAATTACCTTTGATGCCTCCTCAATATACCTAGAATCTACGACCGTCTCTTTTCCTATGCCGTTGTTCTCAAATTTATCCTGCCTTGTAAGGTATTCAAGTTCTGATTCGTTTATGCCTCTTCCATCTATGATGAACTTGAGACCATTCCATTCCAAGGGGTTGTGGGAAGATGTGATGATAAGACCGCTCCCATACTTTCTTGCTTCTCTGAATATTACGGGAGTTGGAGATACGCCAATATCGTAAACATCAATTCCTCTTTCCAAAAGCGAGGCAACTGCAACATTTGTAACTATCTGGCTTGATGGCCTTGTATCTCTTCCAACGATGCACTTTTTTGACTTGACAAGACGTGAAAAATTTTTACAATAAAACATTACATCTTCCAGATTGAGGTCAGTTCCAAAAATTCCTCGAACTCCGGAGATTGATACTTTCAATGATCGCAAAGCACAAAGGCTTTTTATAAACTCTGATTACATTGCGAACCACTGCCTCGATAGCTCAGCCTGGTAGAGCGAACGCCTCGTAAGCGTTAGGCCGCGGGATCGAATCCCGCTCGAGGCTTGATTTGAATTTAATATTTGTAAAATCTGGTACGGGAATAAATCATATCTTCAAGATAACCATGTTTTTTCAATTTTTATCACAAACAAAATAAAAAGTTGGGCCTAGCCACGTATGAGGTCGGCCCAAGATTTTCTTTCTACCATTGGGATGCTGTGCGGTCTTCCCTCTGCGGTTTCTTTTATCAAGTCTGCTGCATATTCTGCTTCCATCTGGAGTTCTTCTTTGATTCTCCCTGAAAACAGGCCTGCAGGTCCACTGATTTTATAGTCCATGCTGATTTCAAGCAGGGTGGTATTTCCCATGGCATTCAAAATAATGTCTCTTGTTCCCTTTATCATGCCATGAGTCCAAAGTACGTGAACTCTGTCATTTGGTACAAGGGTTATCTTTTGAAGACACTTGTCTACCTTGCCTATCACAGATTCGCGAACTATCTCATTTTCTTTCTTTGAGATATTTCTAATTCTCTTGGTTAGGGTCCAAAACTTGGGATCATCGTCAGTCTTTGAAATAATTCCGTAGACTTTTTCCAATGGTGCGCCAATTTGCACCCATATTTTGATTTCTACCATGTCTTTTCTTTAGTGAATCTGTGATAAATTATCTGAGTATACAATGTAAGACGGAGAAGGTTTCTTGCTGATTTTCTTAAATATTTAATAATCACATATCTTTTGTGGAATCTGAAGCCAGGAAAAAAACTGCTACTATTACGTTTAGATTTGATGTAGACTTGATAAACAAACTACAAAGAGAAGCCAAGAATCATCAGGTAAATACCAATACTCTTGCTACCCAAGCACTACGTAGATTTCTAGAATGGGATATCTTCCAGCCTCGAATAGGACTTGTCAGTCTTAACAAGTCTGTGTTTACAAAGATCTTTGATAACCTAAGCGAAAAAAAAGTAATTGAGATTGCACTAATTGGAAAAGACGAAATGCGTGACATTGCCATGTTCATGAAAGGTGAAACTGATATTCTCTCGTTTATGTCGTGGTTTGAGATGCAGATGGTAAACTCCTCTGTTCAGGTAAGTCACATGTCTGATGATGGAACGCACACTTTTGTCATGAAGCATGATCTTGGAAAGAACTGGTCATTATACAATAAAACAATCTTGGAGCAAATATTCCAGGATATATTCAAGCAAAAAATTGATGTCAAGTATGACAAGAACATGTTTGCATTACGGTTCTCTAAATGACACCTATGTCTTACCTTGTCTTACATTGAGTACCCAGTCATTATATCTTTGAGCGACTACATTAAATCATGAACAAATCAAGTGTAAACTCGAACCAAACAAAGAATCTGCAACCAGTCTTTGCAGTTGGAGTGATGCTTGCAATCGTAGTTCTAATGATGACTATGGTATGGCCCGTATGGAATTTGTTCCCACAATATGTAACTGAGAATGTAAAACTTGTCTCAGTGGATTCAAGTGGCTGTTGGGCAGATACGCAAGACAACTATCTGGTAAAGCTTGTAAACTCTTGTAGTGGACAGCCAGGCCAGCACATCATGGGAACCTATGATGTAAAGGTAAAGCAACGAATGCATACATTTCTTCCATAAATATTTGGAAAACTTGTGTTTCCAAATACCTTGATTTTTTAGATTGCCTTCA encodes:
- the thiL gene encoding thiamine-phosphate kinase, with product MKNPDETEIIKIFQGSFGKKRHFQADDIEIVKIGQGRFVVKSDMLVQSTDVPQGMKLDQIARKSIVSCVSDLACKGIRPRFATIALGIPHGFTKKETSQLAKGFQKAAKEFGFKIIGGDTNQAREIIIEVSMFGAANKKIPSRSGAKTRDIIITSGPFGYASSGLKIVLQGYKSDSSSIKKFKDAVFRPRPRLDFGLEAAKYFSSSMDSSDGLSITLDDMSRQSKKRFVITNLPTTSQVTKFALQNKSSLHRLVFCGGEEYEIVSTVHPEDLSKVRKIAKKTGTPIYEIGHVKPGNGTIFSENGKTSKIKRCGWTHLRS
- a CDS encoding phosphomannomutase, whose product is MKVSISGVRGIFGTDLNLEDVMFYCKNFSRLVKSKKCIVGRDTRPSSQIVTNVAVASLLERGIDVYDIGVSPTPVIFREARKYGSGLIITSSHNPLEWNGLKFIIDGRGINESELEYLTRQDKFENNGIGKETVVDSRYIEEASKVIGNVKGSPKITIDVGGGAAFDVAPKLLKKLGCRTSIINGTPGKSTRGPDPTSDRLTSLVHASKTGLGFAFDLDGDRLVVVKDGKKQSPDVTLGLGVAGALEKGYKKFVLSIDTSVAIEKFIKNEGGNVSRSKVGEANVVDMMLKTRSQAGGEGSSAGFILPEFNMCRDGILTSGLIASMAGTRQFNEINNFMEGYHQVRTKVNVDSKLHKKTLETFLKKMKKQSSQIITIDGIKSIIDDDSWVLVRQSNTEHIIRVSAESNNLDKARQIEKQTSKMVRQSYEESR
- a CDS encoding SRPBCC family protein, with translation MVEIKIWVQIGAPLEKVYGIISKTDDDPKFWTLTKRIRNISKKENEIVRESVIGKVDKCLQKITLVPNDRVHVLWTHGMIKGTRDIILNAMGNTTLLEISMDYKISGPAGLFSGRIKEELQMEAEYAADLIKETAEGRPHSIPMVERKSWADLIRG